The nucleotide sequence TACCTTAAATTTAGGCAAATTTTAATAGAATTAATGATTTTAAAAATTTGGAGTTTGAAATTGAAAAAGAAAAATTTTTTTCAAGCATTTGGATTTGTTTTAGTTCTAAGCATAGGACTATTTACAACACTTGATGCGAAACAAAACAGTGAAGATAGCAGACTAGAAGCTCTTGCAAAACTTACAAAGACAATCGCAATTGTAGAAAAATACTATGTAGATGATCAGAATTTTACTCAAATAATCGACAAAACCATAACAGGTCTTATGTCAAATTTAGACGCTCATTCTAGTTTTCTTGATGAAAAAGCATTTAAAGATATGCAGATACAAACAAGCGGTGAGTTTGGCGGTCTTGGTATAACAGTAGGAATGAAAGATGGAGCTCTAACTGTTATAGCGCCTATAGATGACACCCCAGCATTTAAAGCAGGAGTGAAATCAGGCGATGTTATATTAAGGATAGATGGCAACTCTACTATCGGGATAACCATAGATGAAGCAGTAAGTAAAATGCGCGGCAAACCAAAGACTCCAGTTGTCATTACAGTAGTAAGAAAAGGCGAAAAAAAGCCGTTTGATCTTACTATAGTTCGAGATATCATCAAAGTAGAATCTGTACAAGCAAAGTTGATAAAAGATGATAATATACTCTATCTAAGAGTTACAAATTTCGACCAGCACGTAACAGCAAAAGCTAAAGAATTTATAAAAGAAAATCCAAATGTAAAAGGTATAGTGCTAGATCTTAGAAATAATCCTGGTGGGCTTTTAAATCAAGCAGTCGGCTTAGCAAATTTATTTATAGATAAAGGCACTATCGTTTCACAAAAAGGTAGAAGCAAAGATGAAGACGAAAATTACGTCGCCGATCCGTCTTTATTTGCCACAAAAGCTCCTTTAGTCGTGTTAGTAAATGGAGGAAGTGCAAGTGCAAGTGAGATAGTTAGCGGAGCGCTGCAAGACTTAAAGCGAGCTGTTGTAGTCGGTGAAAATACATTTGGAAAAGGTAGCGTACAAATAGTTATGCCTATCGATAAAACAGAAGCTCTTAGACTTACTGTCGCAAGATACTATCTACCAAGTGGCCGCACGATACAAGCAGTCGGCGTAAAACCTGATGTTATAGTGTATCCTGGTAAAGCTCCGACTGAAGATGAGAATGGATTTAGCTTAAAAGAGAGTGATTTGAAACAGCACTTAGAAAGTGAATTAAATAAAATAGAACCAAAAAAAGATGAAAAAAATAGCAAAGAAAATAAAAATATCATCACGCAAAAAGAGATTTATGATGATATTCAACTAAAAACTGCTATAGATACTATAAAGATATTAAACATCAAGTAAGGAGAAAATCGTGGAAAAATTAGAAATGATCTACGAAGGCAAAGGGAAAAAGATGTGGTCTGTCAAAGGACATGACGACTTGTTGATAGCTGAATTTAAAGATGATTTGACAGCATTTAATGCTGAAAAAAAAGGTTCTGAAAGCGGTAAAGGCGCATTAAATAATAAAATTTCAACTGCACTTTTTAAACTTTTAAAAAGCAAAGGTATAGAAACTGCACTTGTTGAAACCATCAACGACACCGAACAAGTCGTGAAAAAATGTAAAATCATACCTCTTGAAGTGGTTGTAAGAAACATAGCAACAGGAAGTCTAAGCAAAAGACTTGCGATAAAAGAAGGAACTGTTTTACCATTTACTTTAGTAGAGTTTTATTACAAAGATGACGCTTTAGGTGATCCTTTGGTAAATGATGAACACTGTATCATAATGGATCTTGTAAAAAGTGAAAACGATCTTGATAGATTGAAACATTTAGGAAGAGAGATAAACTCTATTTTATTTCCATTTTTTAAAGAAAAAGGCTTGAAACTAGTCGATTTTAAGATAGAATTTGGTGTAGATAAAGATGGAAATATACTTCTTGCCGATGAGATAAGCCCTGATAGTTGTCGTTTTTGGGACGCCATAACAAATGAAAAAATGGACAAAGATAGATTCAGACAAGATCTAGGAAGTGTAAAAGTTGCGTATGAAGAGGTTCTTAGACGCATACTTTCTTAGAATTATCCCATAATTTAAAACTGCTTTTTTGGCTATTTTGGTAGATTTGGTATTTTGATCACTTTTACTTAAAATAGCTCAAAAAGTTTTGTTTAAAGACTTAGATATTAAATTTAAAGGTTTTATATGAAAGTAACAATAAACGTTTTTTTAAAAAATGGAGTTTTAGATCCAGCCGGTAAAGCGACTAAACATGCTCTATCTTCACTTGGTTTTAACGGTATAAATGATGCTAGGATAGGAAAACAGATAATTTTAAATTTAGATGACAAAACTAGCGATGAAGATATAAAAAAAATGTGTGAAGAGCTTCTTGCTAATACAGTAATAGAAGATTATGAGATCATAAAAGGCTAAAAATGAAAGTAGCTATAATACATTTTCCAGGAACAAACTGCGAAAGAGATACTCAGTACGCGTTTGATAAATTAGGATGTAAAACTCAAATTATCTGGCATAAAGAAACTAGCGTAGATACTGACTTGATCATACTTCCTGGCGGCTTTAGTTATGGTGATTATCTAAGAACTGCTGCTATAGCTAAGTTTAGCCCGATTATGAATGCGGTAGTAGATCACGCCAAAAAAGGCGGTCTTGTGCTTGGAATTTGTAATGGATTTCAAATGCTTTTAGAAACAAATCTTTTAGATGGAGCAATGAGAAGAAATGAAAATATGAGCTTTATAAGCAAATTTCATTACTTAAAAATCATATCAAACAACAATAAATTTTTATCAAATTTAAATAATGGAGACATAGTAGATATACCTTTAGCTCATGGCGAGGGAAACTACTACGCCGATGATGATACTATAAAAAGATTGTATGACAATGATCAAGTATTGCTAAAATACTGCGATAAAGATGGCAATATTGTCGATATAAACGGCTCGATTGACTCTATAGCAGGAATTTGTAATAAAAATAAAAATATATTTGGGCTAATGCCTCATCCAGAACGCGCCGTAGAAAGCATTCTTGGAAGTCAAGACGGTATAAAAATGCTAAAAGGGTTGATTTGTTAAAGTATATTTTACTGTTATTTTTACCTTTTTATACTGCTTTAGTAGCACAAGAAGTTAGTATTTTTGATATGATAGGCGGTAAAACGACGCAAAATAAAGAAAATACAATAAAAAACAACCAACAGCAAAATGTGATATTGCAACAAGATACAAAAAAGAAGATTCTTCCTTCTGAAATACAAAAAATCGCTCCAACAGATGAGCCAGATGAAAACATAGATAGCACACAAATTTACCAACCCATAGAGCCAAACAGGCTCATACTAACAACATCTAAAATTCCTAGATCCGTATATATCTATCAAATTTTTAGTATGAAACTAAAAGCAGATACGGAGCAAAATTTAAATTTTGACTTAAACTTAACTGTGGATTCAAATGACCTGATATGGCTAAATCCAAAACCAAATTGGAGTGAGCTTAAACGAGGAGTTTATGAAACAACACTATGGTTTGAAGCAAACAGTACAAATGCAAATATCAACAATATAACTTTAACTCTAAATAGAAATGATAGCTTCTTTCAAAAATCAAACGTAAGTCCGGAAATTCCGCTTATTAAAAACTTAAAAGCAGATGATAAATTTGCAAATATGGTTGCTGATAAGTTAGAGATTAAAAAGGTAAAAAGTTCTAAATTTGATGAGCTTTATAACTTAATAACAATAGAACTTGAGAGCAAAAACGGAAATTTGAGCTCGTTTTTTATACCGCAAAACTTTGAAAAACAAGGGATAGAGTCTATCAAAGGAGATTTTGTAAATCAAAACGGTAACTACTTCATCATAGCGGATAAAGATATAAAGAGTATAAACTTTAACTATTACAATCTAAAAAGCTCTAAATTTGAAAGTTTTGATATAGATGTAAAAGTTGAAGTCGATGATCTTAGTACGCAAGTAAATTTAAATCCTAAAGAGAGTGAGTTTGAGTTATACAAAGATATTTCTTTATACTCTATAATTGTGATTTTCTTGCTATTATTTATATTTAAAAGAAGCTACTATTCGCTTATTATCGCTATAGCATTTAGTATATATACATTTTACGATAACAGACCTTTTAGCGATGCTAAACTTAAAATTAATTCTGAAGTCAAAATACTTCCTACGCAAAACTCAACTATATTTTTTGTAGCTAACAAACCTGAAAAGGTAAAAATAATGGCAAAAAACGGAAATTATACAAAAATACTTCTTGATAATAAGAAAATCGGCTGGGTATCAAATGAAAATATTGAATAAAATAAAAACTGCACTTTATGCTATAGAGCTTATTTTGAGTATAGCTGGAGTTGTTCTTTTTATGGCTATTTTCAAAGATAAAAATCGTCAGATCAGGCGTATGTGGGCAAAATTACAGCGATTTTTTATAGGATATCAGCTAGAAGTAGTAGGAAACCCTATCGATGAAGCAAATTTAATAATAATAAATCATCAAAGCGTACTTGATATAATAGTTATGGAAGAGATACATCCAGCAAATTTATCTTGGATAGCCAAAAAAGAGATAGGCAAAATACCTATAATAGGCAAAATACTTACGATACCAAAAATGATCCCAGTAGATAGAAACGATCCTAGGTCGCTTCCAAAACTCATAAAAGACGTAAAAGATAGAGTAGATAACAACAGAGTCGTGGCGATGTTTCCTGAGGGCACAAGAAGCGAAGGAGATAAGCTTCTTAAATTTCAAAGCGGAGCTAAAATAATCGTTTCAAAACTAAATTTAAAAGTACAACCGGTGCTTATCATAAACTCAAGAAATATTTTAGATACAAAAAAATTTAAGCTAAATAGCGGACTGCTAAAAGTCATATATATGGACTTAGTCGATACTAGCAGTGAGAATTGGCTAGAAGAAACTAGAGCAAAAATGCAAACTCTTTTAGATCAAAACATATGAGTTTTACAACTATTTTTTATATAGGATTTGGTGGAGCTCTTGGAGCTATACTAAGAAGTTTAACAAACGGATTTGTAAGTAAAATATTTCCAAATTTAGCTTTTCCTCTTGGTACTTTGAGTGTAAATGTTATAGGTGGATTTTTTATAGGGTTTTTAATGAGCCTTGCTTCAAATATACATATGGATATAAATTTAAAATCATTTTTAGTAACGGGATTTTTAGGAGGGCTTACGACATTTTCTACATTTAGTTATGAAAATATGCTTTTACTGCAATCAGGGAATTATACAAACGCATTTTTAAATATCGCTTCAAATTTATTCTTATCTTTGCTATTTTGTTATTTTGGATTTTGGATAGTTAAAGCTATGTACGCATAGCTAAGAGAGTGGGATCTCTTAGCTGTTTTTTTAGCGAGTAATTCTAGCTTGATTAAACGCGGGAGATATATTAAACAAATTTTCAAGAGGTATATCTTGATTTTCATCTACCACGCAAGGTTTAAGTCCTATTTGATCTATCGTCTGTTTGGCGTAAGGATTTACTACACTAAGACAAAAGCCTCGCTTTGTTATACTTTGGATCTGAACTGCAGATGAGATAGTAGGTAGTATGCTAAATGCAACTCCATATAGCCCGACTGCCGTACTTTCGCATCTAGTTACGCCAAATTTATCTCTGATATCTATACTTAAACAATCACCCGGTTGAATAGCCGATACAAATTGAACTACTCCAAATGGGAATTTCCCTAGTTTAGATGGAAGCCGTATTTCGCTTATTGTCCAGTTAGATCCTAAAGCAGCTTTTCCTCCATCATCTCTTGTTATAGGAACTCCTGTTAGCAAGCTTCTTATAGATATTATAGGCGTGTAATCAGAAGGTTCATCTATAGCATATAAATATGTTGATGATATTAAAATAGCCAAACCAAGTGCAATTTTTTTATATATGTATTTCATTTTTGTTCCTTAAAATTTTCTAAAATTTACTGGTACATGGTCCGATGTGATTTGAGCTCTCATATTTGCTAGCATAAGTATAGCAGCTATAGCAGGAGATGAAAAAGCACCTGTTCCAGAGTTTCCAGCAACAAGATAATCAAGCGTTCTACCACTGCTTTGAGTCGGTGCGTTTGGAGCGATAATGCTAACTCTATCTCTAAGTCCGCCCTCCAAAGCTCCAAGCAAAGAGCTTGGCTCGCGGTTGAAATCCCCACCAATGACCCAATTTATATTTCCTTGTCCTATAAAAGAGTCATGCACATGATGAATCAAAGATGGAGCGTCTGGTCCTCCACTAGCCAAAGCATGAGCTGTAAAAAATACGTCGTTTCCTATATGTATCCCAATAGCAGGTCTAGCAGCAGTGATTTCAGGATATACTACGCTTACATTATCGGCTCTTCTATTTGAAACGATAGCTAAATTTACCCTATTTGCGCCAACATCTATCCTAGAGTGATAGATATAAACCGTATTTGGACGTGAGTTGGTACCTAAATTCCACGTATATTCATCTACTGGAGTACCACCTTGAAAAACACGTTGAGTATTTACCGCTGTAGCTGGTATGCTTCCTGATTCTTGTAGCATAAGTATATCAGCCGCAGCGTCTCCTGTTATCAACTGCCTTACATTTACGTTCCACTTGCTCTCAGTAGAAGCAGATGATCCTTGCATGTTCCAAGTAGCGATTTTATAATCCTCTATAGCCGCAAAACTTAGACTTGCGCTAAGTAGTGCTAGTATTATGATCTTTTTCATTTTTATCCTTTAGAAATTAAGCGGCTCTTTTATAGGGCGCGTTTTTATGGTTGGAGCGGTGATCATCCACTGCTGGTCTATATTTGCTCTATTTCTCTCTACGCAAGGAGCTAAATTTATATCATAAAACTTATATCCTCTTTTAAAATCTGTCTGCAAGCATCTTCCATCAGCAAAGTTTTTAAATTGAACAGCGCCGTTATCAAACGGTATCATTTCCCAAAACTGAGCTGCGGACTTAACATCGCACGTAGTATGAACAACTCCATTTATATAAGCGTTCAGGCATGTTTTAGTAGATTCATTTACTATTTGAACATAATTTTTTGGATAAATTTTTAACTTCCAAGTTCTAAGATAACCAAAAGGTATGCTATCTTTTGCGCTATATCCCCAAACCCAATTCAAAGGAGCCGTTGCCCATACTGTTATAACAACTCCATTTTGAGCCATTATAGATACAAGATCAGAGTTAAAAGGAGTGTTGTAAAATACCGGATCAGGATTATACGGATCGGCACTTCTGTTTGGTCCATGCACTGGATCAGCATTCATAACAGTGAAGCTAAGAACAGAAACATACGCTGCAATGAGCGATTTTTTAAATAAGTTCATTTTAGTCCTTTTTTATTTATGGGGTCATTCTATCTTACTTAATCTTAATTGAATATTAAATTTAACACAAATAATAAAAATTAATAGATTAACTTAATATATTTTTATTATAGCATATATTATCATACTATTTAGTAATAATATAACTATAATCGAGTTATATAGTATATTATCTGTGATAGATTTTTAGCTCTCATTGATCATTTGCAAAATTTAGAAATTTATTTATCTATATTCATCGTGATATACTTTTTAAATTTAGAAAACTTGATATCATTACTATCAACTTTACTGATTATATCTTGACAAAATTAGCACTCTTAGATATAATTTGCTAAAAATTTTTAGGAGAAATGAAAATGGCTACACATGAATTTCAAACAGAAGTCAGCGATCTTTTAAATTTAATGATTCACTCATTATACTCAAACAAAGAGATATTTTTACGAGAACTTATATCAAACGCAAGCGACGCGCTTGATAAGCTAAACTATCTTTGCCTTACTGATGATAATTATAAAAGTCTAGTTTATACACCAAAAATCGATATAAAACTAGATAAAGATGCTAAAACTTTGATCATTAGCGATAATGGTATAGGTATGGACGAAAACGACCTTGTAAATAATCTAGGAACAATAGCAAGAAGCGGAACAAAAGGATTTTTAAGCTCAATGAGCGGAGATTCTAAAAAAGATAGCTCTTTAATAGGACAATTCGGCGTTGGATTTTACTCAGCATTTATGGTGGCTAGTAAAATAGAAGTCATAAGCCGCAAAGCATTAGATGATAAAGCTTATAAATGGATAAGCGATACAAAAAATTATAGTATCGAGCCTACTACGAAAGATAGCCAAGGAACAGATATCATACTATATTTAAACGACGATGAATTTAATGATAGTTTCCGCATAGAAAGTATAGTTAAAAAATACTCAAATCATATTGCGTATCCTATTTTTATGGACAAAGACGAATGGATAGCACCAAGCAAAGATGAAAAAGAAGGTCACTACGAGAGCAAAAATTCTCAAATCAACAGAGCTTCAGCTCTTTGGAGAATGTCTAAATCTAGTTTAAAAGCTGAAGATTATAACGATTTTTATAAACAGCTAAGTCACGATAACAGCGATCCGCTTATGCATATACATACAAAAGCTGAAGGAAAGATAGAATACACAACCCTATTTTATATCCCAAGTACCGAGCCGTTTGATCTATTTAGGGTTGATTATCAAAGTGGCGTAAAACTATATGTAAAAAGGGTTTTTATAACTGATGATGCAAAAGAGCTGCTTCCTGCGTATCTTAGATTTGTTAGAGGAGTAATGGATGTAGAAGATATCCCGCTAAACGTAAGTCGTGAAATTCTACAAGAAAATCGTATTTTAGCGACGGTAAAAGATCAAAGCATTAAAAAGATATTGAGCGAACTTGAAAAAATGCTAAATAACGACAGAGAAAAATATATCAAATTTTACTCACTTTTTGGAAAAGTGCTAAAAGAAGGACTCTACGGCTTTAGTACAAATAAAGATGAGATTCTAAATTTATGCCTATTTAAATCGAGCAATAAAGACGGTTTGATATCGCTTAAAGAGTATAAAGCCTCTATGAAAGATGATCAAAAATCCATATATTATATAAGCGGTCAAAATGAAACTATGCTTAGAAACTCACCTTTATTAGAAAGCTTTAAAAAGCAAGGTATAGACGTTCTGATTTGCGATGAAGAGATAGATACTATAGTAATGCCGATGGTATATGAATATGATAAAACGCAGATAAAAGCCGTAAATAGTTCTGATATAGACGATGAGATCAAAAATGATGAAAAGATAGATGAAAGCAGACACGCCGGGCTTCTTGTAAAGATAAAAGAGGCTTTAAAAGATGATGTAAAAGATGTAAAACTCTCAAGCAGGCTAAATGACTCAGCAGCGTGTCTTATATTTGATAAAAATGATCCAGATTACGCTATGCAAAGCATATTTAAACAGATGGGTGAAAAAGCCATAAAGGTTAAACCTATACTTGAGATAAATCCTAATCACGAACTATTTACCAAACTTGAAAAAAACGAGATAATGGTAAATGATGTTTCAAATTTACTTTTAAATATGGCTAAAATCAGCGAAGGAATGCCAGTAGATAACCCAAATGAATTTGCTAAAAAGCTTACGAATATTATGGTAAAAGCGCTCTAAATAGGCGCTTTTACTATTTTATCAAATTTACTTTGATTTTTAAGGTTTGATTGTGGCTATGTTTTTCTCTACTACTTTATTCATACCACCATCTATATTTATAACATTTTTTACGCCGCCCTCATCTAGCAAAGCTGAAGCTGGGCGGCTTCTATTT is from Campylobacter fetus subsp. testudinum 03-427 and encodes:
- the ctpA gene encoding carboxyl-terminal protease family protein (Pfam matches to PF03572.14 Peptidase_S41, and to PF13180.2 PDZ_2); the encoded protein is MKKKNFFQAFGFVLVLSIGLFTTLDAKQNSEDSRLEALAKLTKTIAIVEKYYVDDQNFTQIIDKTITGLMSNLDAHSSFLDEKAFKDMQIQTSGEFGGLGITVGMKDGALTVIAPIDDTPAFKAGVKSGDVILRIDGNSTIGITIDEAVSKMRGKPKTPVVITVVRKGEKKPFDLTIVRDIIKVESVQAKLIKDDNILYLRVTNFDQHVTAKAKEFIKENPNVKGIVLDLRNNPGGLLNQAVGLANLFIDKGTIVSQKGRSKDEDENYVADPSLFATKAPLVVLVNGGSASASEIVSGALQDLKRAVVVGENTFGKGSVQIVMPIDKTEALRLTVARYYLPSGRTIQAVGVKPDVIVYPGKAPTEDENGFSLKESDLKQHLESELNKIEPKKDEKNSKENKNIITQKEIYDDIQLKTAIDTIKILNIK
- the purC gene encoding phosphoribosylaminoimidazole-succinocarboxamide synthase (Pfam match to PF01259.14 SAICAR_synt), encoding MEKLEMIYEGKGKKMWSVKGHDDLLIAEFKDDLTAFNAEKKGSESGKGALNNKISTALFKLLKSKGIETALVETINDTEQVVKKCKIIPLEVVVRNIATGSLSKRLAIKEGTVLPFTLVEFYYKDDALGDPLVNDEHCIIMDLVKSENDLDRLKHLGREINSILFPFFKEKGLKLVDFKIEFGVDKDGNILLADEISPDSCRFWDAITNEKMDKDRFRQDLGSVKVAYEEVLRRILS
- the purS gene encoding phosphoribosylformylglycinamidine synthase PurLQS, PurS subunit (Pfam match to PF02700.10 PurS), which translates into the protein MKVTINVFLKNGVLDPAGKATKHALSSLGFNGINDARIGKQIILNLDDKTSDEDIKKMCEELLANTVIEDYEIIKG
- the purQ gene encoding phosphoribosylformylglycinamidine synthase PurLQS, glutaminase subunit PurQ (Pfam match to PF13507.2 GATase_5), which codes for MKVAIIHFPGTNCERDTQYAFDKLGCKTQIIWHKETSVDTDLIILPGGFSYGDYLRTAAIAKFSPIMNAVVDHAKKGGLVLGICNGFQMLLETNLLDGAMRRNENMSFISKFHYLKIISNNNKFLSNLNNGDIVDIPLAHGEGNYYADDDTIKRLYDNDQVLLKYCDKDGNIVDINGSIDSIAGICNKNKNIFGLMPHPERAVESILGSQDGIKMLKGLIC
- a CDS encoding putative membrane protein, with protein sequence MLKYILLLFLPFYTALVAQEVSIFDMIGGKTTQNKENTIKNNQQQNVILQQDTKKKILPSEIQKIAPTDEPDENIDSTQIYQPIEPNRLILTTSKIPRSVYIYQIFSMKLKADTEQNLNFDLNLTVDSNDLIWLNPKPNWSELKRGVYETTLWFEANSTNANINNITLTLNRNDSFFQKSNVSPEIPLIKNLKADDKFANMVADKLEIKKVKSSKFDELYNLITIELESKNGNLSSFFIPQNFEKQGIESIKGDFVNQNGNYFIIADKDIKSINFNYYNLKSSKFESFDIDVKVEVDDLSTQVNLNPKESEFELYKDISLYSIIVIFLLLFIFKRSYYSLIIAIAFSIYTFYDNRPFSDAKLKINSEVKILPTQNSTIFFVANKPEKVKIMAKNGNYTKILLDNKKIGWVSNENIE
- the plsC gene encoding 1-acylglycerol-3-phosphate O-acyltransferase (Pfam match to PF01553.17 Acyltransferase), coding for MKILNKIKTALYAIELILSIAGVVLFMAIFKDKNRQIRRMWAKLQRFFIGYQLEVVGNPIDEANLIIINHQSVLDIIVMEEIHPANLSWIAKKEIGKIPIIGKILTIPKMIPVDRNDPRSLPKLIKDVKDRVDNNRVVAMFPEGTRSEGDKLLKFQSGAKIIVSKLNLKVQPVLIINSRNILDTKKFKLNSGLLKVIYMDLVDTSSENWLEETRAKMQTLLDQNI
- the crcB gene encoding putative fluoride ion transporter (Pfam match to PF02537.11 CRCB); the protein is MSFTTIFYIGFGGALGAILRSLTNGFVSKIFPNLAFPLGTLSVNVIGGFFIGFLMSLASNIHMDINLKSFLVTGFLGGLTTFSTFSYENMLLLQSGNYTNAFLNIASNLFLSLLFCYFGFWIVKAMYA
- the cdtC2 gene encoding cytolethal distending toxin, subunit CdtC (Pfam match to PF03498.10 CDtoxinA), with the translated sequence MKYIYKKIALGLAILISSTYLYAIDEPSDYTPIISIRSLLTGVPITRDDGGKAALGSNWTISEIRLPSKLGKFPFGVVQFVSAIQPGDCLSIDIRDKFGVTRCESTAVGLYGVAFSILPTISSAVQIQSITKRGFCLSVVNPYAKQTIDQIGLKPCVVDENQDIPLENLFNISPAFNQARITR
- the cdtB2 gene encoding cytolethal distending toxin, subunit CdtB (Pfam match to PF03372.19 Exo_endo_phos), coding for MKKIIILALLSASLSFAAIEDYKIATWNMQGSSASTESKWNVNVRQLITGDAAADILMLQESGSIPATAVNTQRVFQGGTPVDEYTWNLGTNSRPNTVYIYHSRIDVGANRVNLAIVSNRRADNVSVVYPEITAARPAIGIHIGNDVFFTAHALASGGPDAPSLIHHVHDSFIGQGNINWVIGGDFNREPSSLLGALEGGLRDRVSIIAPNAPTQSSGRTLDYLVAGNSGTGAFSSPAIAAILMLANMRAQITSDHVPVNFRKF
- the cdtA2 gene encoding cytolethal distending toxin, subunit CdtA (Pfam match to PF03498.10 CDtoxinA), whose translation is MNLFKKSLIAAYVSVLSFTVMNADPVHGPNRSADPYNPDPVFYNTPFNSDLVSIMAQNGVVITVWATAPLNWVWGYSAKDSIPFGYLRTWKLKIYPKNYVQIVNESTKTCLNAYINGVVHTTCDVKSAAQFWEMIPFDNGAVQFKNFADGRCLQTDFKRGYKFYDINLAPCVERNRANIDQQWMITAPTIKTRPIKEPLNF
- the htpG gene encoding chaperone protein HtpG (Pfam matches to PF00183.14 HSP90, and to PF02518.22 HATPase_c), whose amino-acid sequence is MATHEFQTEVSDLLNLMIHSLYSNKEIFLRELISNASDALDKLNYLCLTDDNYKSLVYTPKIDIKLDKDAKTLIISDNGIGMDENDLVNNLGTIARSGTKGFLSSMSGDSKKDSSLIGQFGVGFYSAFMVASKIEVISRKALDDKAYKWISDTKNYSIEPTTKDSQGTDIILYLNDDEFNDSFRIESIVKKYSNHIAYPIFMDKDEWIAPSKDEKEGHYESKNSQINRASALWRMSKSSLKAEDYNDFYKQLSHDNSDPLMHIHTKAEGKIEYTTLFYIPSTEPFDLFRVDYQSGVKLYVKRVFITDDAKELLPAYLRFVRGVMDVEDIPLNVSREILQENRILATVKDQSIKKILSELEKMLNNDREKYIKFYSLFGKVLKEGLYGFSTNKDEILNLCLFKSSNKDGLISLKEYKASMKDDQKSIYYISGQNETMLRNSPLLESFKKQGIDVLICDEEIDTIVMPMVYEYDKTQIKAVNSSDIDDEIKNDEKIDESRHAGLLVKIKEALKDDVKDVKLSSRLNDSAACLIFDKNDPDYAMQSIFKQMGEKAIKVKPILEINPNHELFTKLEKNEIMVNDVSNLLLNMAKISEGMPVDNPNEFAKKLTNIMVKAL